The genomic window CGGGGGAGACGCGCGGGTCGCGGAGATCGGCGACGCCGCCATCGCACAGATCGCCGAGTGGGCCGGCGTCCCCGACCTCGCCGAGCGCATCGTGGTGCGTCGCGACGTCGGACCAGCCGACTTCGCGACCGACCTCAACGTCTGGAAGGGCACCGCCCTCGGACCGGCGCACATCCTCTCGCAGAGCGCGATGTTCCGGAGCGGCAACGTCAGCAAGAAGGTCGACGGCCTGTTCTACACCGGTGGCTCCACCATCCCGGGCATCGGCCTGCCGATGTGCCTCATCAGCGCGGAGCTCGTCGTGAAGCGCATGCGCGGCGACCTCACCACCGGACCGATGGCTGAGCCGTTGCGCGCGCGCGCCGAGGCGACCGGCTGATGGGTCTGCTGTACCTGCTGGCGCTGCTCGTCTCGATCACCGGGATGGTCATGCTCGACCGGCGGTTCCGGCTGTTCTTCTGGGCCGACCGACGGCGGGCCGCGATCATCCTGCCGATCGGCGTCGTGTTCTTCCTCGTGTGGGACCTGCTCGGTATCGGCACCGGCATCTTCTTCCGCGGTGAGACGGCGTTCATGACCGGGCTCCAGGTCGCGCCCGAGCTGCCGATCGAGGAGGTCTTCTTCCTGACGCTGCTCTGCTACCTCACGATGAACCTGTTCGGTGCGGCGCGACACACGCTCGGCCGGGTGGCCCGCCGGACGACCGGCGCCGCCGAGGTGAGTGGACGATGACCTACTGGGCCCTCAACGCATGGTTCCTCGCCGTCGTGGCGGTCATCGCCCTGCTGGCGGTCGTGCGGCTCGATCGACGCCGTGCGAACGGATCGCGGTCCGCCGGCCTGACGGCGGGCACCTGGCTGCTCGCGGTGGGCGGTGGGCTCGTCGTCCTCCTGCTCATGACCGCGCTGTTCGACAACATCATGATCGGCATCGGGCTCGTCGGCTACGACCCGGCACTCATCTCCGGCGCCTTCGTCGGCATCGCGCCCCTCGAGGACTTCGCCTACGCCATCGCCGCGGCCGTCCTGCTCCCGTCCCTCTGGGTGCTCCTCGAGCGCCGAACCCCTGCTCCCGTCTCCCCATCCCCGTCCCAGGAGGACCCGGCATGAACCGACTCGGCCAGCTCGTGCTGTCCTCCCGACCGCTGTCGTGGATCAACACCGCCTACCCGTTCGCAGCGGCGTACCTGCTGACCACGCGCGAGCTCGACCTCACCTTCTGGCTCGGGACGCTGTACTTCCTCATCCCGTACAACCTCGCGATGTACGGCATCAACGACGTCTTCGACTACGAGTCCGACCTGCGGAACCCGCGCAAGGGCGGCGTCGAGGGCGCGGTCCTGGACCGTCGGATGCACCGGTTGACGATCTTCGCGGCGATCGTGACGAACGTCCCGTTCCTCGTCTACCTCGTCGTCATCGGGTCGCCGCTGTCGTGGCTCGTCCTCGGGATCAGCGTGTTCGCGCTCATCGCGTACAGCGCGCCCGGCCTGCGGTTCAAGGAGCGGCCGTTCATCGACTCGCTCACCTCGAGCACGCACTTCGTGAGCCCGGCGGTCTACGGCCTCGTCCTCGCCGGTGCGGTGTTCACCCCCGCACTCTGGGCACTGCTCGTCGGCTACTTCCTTTGGGGGATCGCCAGCCACGCCTTCGGTGCAGTGCAGGACATCATCGCCGACCGGGAGGGCGGGATCGGCTCGATCGCGACGGTCATCGGTGCGGCGGCGACCGTCCGGTTCGCCTTCGTCGCCTACCTCGCGGGTGGTGCGCTGATGCTCGTGACCCCGTGGCCCATCCCGTTGGCTGGCCTGCTCGCACTGCCCTACGCCGCGAGTGTGCTGCCGTTCTGGAACCTCCGCGAGGAAGACGCCGAGCGGGCCAACGCGGGCTGGAAGCGGTTCCTCCGCCTCAACTTCCTGACGGGCTTCCTCGTCACGATGCTCATCATCTGGTACTGGTTCCTGACGTCCTGACCGGAACCCGCGACCCTGTCTCAGGAGTCCCCGGGCGCGCCGCAGGCGTTGCGCCGCGCCACGCCCGGGTTCTCCTGAGAACGGGTCGTCAGTCGAGGATCAGAGCTCGAAGGAGAAGCCGAGGTCCTCGGGGTACTCGCCGAGCTCGGTGAGGCCTGTCGCCGCACGCTGGAGGGCGGCGAGCGTCAGGCCGAGGGTGCCGGGGCCGAAGCTGACGCGCGAGACGCCGAGTTCGGCCAGGCGCTTGAGCGGGACCGCGCCGGGGTAGCCGATGACCGAGATGCGTCCGTGCACCTGCTCGATGGCCTTGGCGACGAGTTCCTCCGTACCGAGTCCGAGGAAGAAGACGACGTCCGCACCGGCCTCGAGGTAGGCGTTGGCGCGAGCGACGGCCTCGTCCCACGCCTCAGGGTCACCGGCGAGGGTGTCGACCCGGGCGTTGATGACGAGCGGGATGCCGGCGTCCTCGGCTCCGGCGCGAGCGGCGGCGACGCGGGCCGCGGCCTCCTCGATCGGGAACTGCGGGGCCTTCGCGGCACCGACGGAGTCCTCGAGGTTGATCCCGACGGCACCCGACTCGACGATGAGGCGGCGGACGTTCTCACGAACGCCGGCCGCGTCGGACGCGTAGCCCTTCTCGAAGTCGATCGTCACCGGCAGGTCGACGGCGCCCACGATGATCTTCGCGGCGGCGATCGCCTCGTCGACGTCGAGGCCACCGCCGTCTTCGAGCCCACGGACGTTCGACACCGAGTGGCTCGCCGAAGCGAGGGCGACGACGCCGGGGGCCTCGGAGACGACCTTCGCGGTGATGGCGTCCCAGACGTTGGTGACGATGAGCGGGGAACCCGGCTCGTGGAGGGAGTTGAGGAGGACGGCTTTGGCATGCTGATCAGTCATGTCCGCAGTCTGCCAGCGGACGTCGGCCGCCTAGCCGACAAGCGTCGAGAATTCAGGGAACGTTCGGGTTCGATGCGGTTGCCGGCTCCTGTGGGGCGCTCCCGTGACGCAAGACGAGGGCGCTCCGTGCGTCATCCCACGCCGCCGGTGAACCGGGCGGGCAGGATGCCGTGCGTATCATTGGTGGCCGAAGGAAGGCGCTCCCATGACGAAACCGCCGACGGTCTACGACGTCGCGCACCACGCCGGCGTCTCCATCGCGACGGTCTCGCGGGTGCTCAGCCGCCCTGACGACGTGAAACCGGCCACCCGAGACCGCGTGCTCGCCTCGGTCGGTGAACTCGGGTACGTCCCGAGTGGAGCCGCACGAGGGCTCGCCGCGCGCCGTACCGGCGTCATCGGCCTGTTCTTCCAGGGGCTCGACGCGATGGACGACCTCGGGGACATCGCCCTCGAGGGCGACGAGGCGGCGGCCGGGGGAGCGCGCATCGTCCGCGATATCCCGGAGCGGACCGACACACGGACGCTCAACCTCTACTTCGACGAGGTGCTGCGCGGCTGCGAGCTGGAGTCCTGGCGGAGCGGGTTCGCGCTGCTCGTCGGCGTCGGACGCGGGTCCACGGCGACGCAGACCGTGCGCGACATGGCGGGTCGGGTGGACGGCCTCATGGTGCTGGCCGGGAGCGCCAGCGAGGAGGAGCTCGCGCGCCTGTCGCGGCACGTCCCGATCGTCGTGATGGCAGGGCCCCGGCGCGGTGACGACCTCGACCACGTCTCCGTGAGCAACGCCGAGGGGATGCGCACGCTCACCGCGCACCTCATCGACGACCTCGGTGCCCGGGAGCTCGAATATGTGGCCGGGAGCCTCGGCTCGCCCGATGATGCCGAGCGCTGGAGCGGGTTCCGCGCGGCTCTCGCGGATCGGTCGCTCGAGGCGCCGGAGGAGCCGACCCTCCGCGGCGACTTCACGCGGGAGGGTGGGCGACGGGTCGGTCGGGAGCTGTTCCGACGAGACGGACTGCCGCGGGCCGTCGTGTGCGCCAACGACCAGATGGCGCTCGGCGTGATCGACGCCGCCAGGATCGCCGGGGTCGCGGTCCCGGACGAGCTCATCGTCACCGGCTTCGACGGCATCGACGCCGGCCGCCTGTCCGCTCCGAGGCTCACGACGGTCCGGCAGCCGATGGAGACGCTCGGCCGGGTCTCCGTGCAGGCGCTCGCCCGTCGCCTCGCCGAGCCGAAGCTGCCCGCGATGTCCGTCCGACTCCCCGTGGAGGTCGTCCTCCGCGAGAGCTCCGAGTCGATCACGTCCTGATCATCGCCTCCCCTCGCGTTCACCATTCAGGAAGCCCGCGGCGTGCCGCGGACGCGTCCGTCCGCCGCGAGGCCGCCAGGCCGAGGCTCTCCTGGATTGCGAACAGGAGCGGGATGTCCGACACGGGTTGCGTCGGACAATGTATGCGCTTACACTCAACCGGTACAGACTTCAGCAAGGACGGTGGCGATGACGCACACGACGCACGAGCGGACCAAGGTCCGCAGGCGCAGACGACTCGGAGCAGCGGCGATGATCGCCGCGGCGGCCTTGCTCGTCTCCGGCTGCAGCATCCAGATCAAGAGCGAGCCGGATCCCTCGATCCCCGCCGACACGATGCTGCTGGCCTCCGACAAGGGCACCCCGATGCTCGAGCGGAACTTCAACCCCTACCTCGTGAACAAGCGCTCGGCCTCGAGCTACATCTACGAGCCGCTCGTGATCATCAACGTGCTCGACGGCAAGGAGACGCCGTGGCTCGCCGAGAAGGTCGACCTCCCGGACGCCCGCACGATCGACTACACGATCCGCGACGGCGCCACCTGGTCCGACGGTGAGGCCTTCACCCCTGAGGACGTCAAGTTCACCTTCGACCTCATCAAGCAGTACCCGACACTCGATCAGAAGGGCGCCTGGCAGCACATCGACACGATCGAGGTGAAGGGCCAGCACGTCATCATGCACCTGCTCGACGACGACGCTCCCGCGGCCGACATCGTCTCGCAGACGCTCATCGTCCCGGAGCACATCTGGAAGGACGTCAAGAGCCCCGACACCTGGCGGAACCCGAACCCGGTCGGCACCGGTCCGTACGTCCTCGGCAACTACACCTCGCAGCAGTACACGATGGACAAGAACGAGACGTACTGGCAGGCCGACAAGATCGAGGTCAACCACCTCGTGATCCCCGCGGCCACCGGTGAACTCGACATCGTCACGAAGGGCTTCGACTGGGCGTACTCGTTCCTGTCGAACGTCGAAGGCACCTGGGTTGCGGCCAACGACCACAACAAGTTCTGGTTCCCGCCGGGAGGCGTGATCGGGCTCGTGCCCAACATGGACGTCGCCCCCTTCGACAACGTGGACGTCCGTCGCGGCATCGCCCTGGCGCTCGACCGCGACAAGATCGCCGATGCGGCGACCGAGGGCTACCTCGGTGCCGCCGGCCAGTCGAGCCTCATGCTCCCCAACCAGGAGGACGAACTCGACCCGACGCTGCCGAACCAGGGCATGATCACGCAGGACACCGCCGGCGCCCTCGAAGCCTTCGCGGCCGCCGGGTACACCCAGCAGGGTGGCAAGCTCGTCGACGCGGCGGGCAAGCAGTTCAGCTTCTCGATCACGACCGCCAACGGCTACGCGGACTGGCTCCGCGCGGTTCAGGAGGTCCGCAAGGAGCTCGGCGCCCTCGGCATCGACGTGCAGATCAAGCAGCCGCAGCCGCCGGGGTACCAGCAGGCCATCCAGAGCGGTGACTTCCAGGTCGCGATGGGCGGAATGGGCAACGGCATCATGTTCCAGGGCTTCAACAACAGCTTCAACAGCGAGTTCGCGAAGCCGATCGGTGAGACGACGTCCAGCAACTTCGGTCGCTACCGCAACCCGCAGATGGACCAGCTGCTCGCCCAGTACAAGGAGACGACCGACGAGGCCACCCGTCTCGGGCTGAGTCACCAGATGCAGCAGATCGTCTACAGCGACTTCCCGGTCATCGGCATGTACTACGGCGGACTCTGGGGTCTCTACAACGACAAGAAGTTCACCGGCTGGCCCGATGCGGACAATCCGTACGCACCGCTCCAGACCTACGACCAGACCCCGCTCCTCGTGTTCACGCACCTCAAGCTCCGGAAGGACGGTGAGTGACCGTGTACATGGTGCGCAAACTCGGCCTCTTCGTCCTCACCCTGTGGGCGGCGGTCACGCTGAACTTCCTCCTGCCGCGGCTCATGCCCGGCTCACCGACGGACGCCGCGATCGCGAAGCTCGCCCAGAACGGTCCGGTCTCCGCGGCCACGCGTGCGGCGATCGAGGCCCAACTCGGTGTCCCCGGCGGCAACCTCTGGGAGCAGTACGTCACGTACCTCCACCAGGTCGTCACGCTCGACTTCGGGGTGTCGTACACCTTCTTCCCGCAGTCGGTCGGCGAGCTCATCTGGCAGGCGTTCCCGTACACGATCATCCTGCTCGGGATCGTGACGATCGTCGCCTTCATCCTCGGCACGCTCATCGGCGTACTCGCGGCCTGGCGGCGGAACACCTGGCTCGACGCGCTGCCGACGCTGAGCGGCACCTTCGCCAGCACGTTCCCGTACTTCTGGACCGCGCTGCTCCTGCTGTTCTTCGCCGGCTACGTCCTCCACTGGTTCCCGACCTCGGGTGCCTTCGGGCCGACGGCGACGCCCGCCTTCACCTGGGACTTCATCGTCGACGTCGCGTACCACGCGGTGCTGCCGGCGCTGACGATCCTCGTGACGAGCCTCGGCGGCTGGATCATCGGCATGCGCAACGCGATGATCAACACCCTCGGTGACGATTACGTGACCTTCGCCGAGGCCAACGGCCTCCGTGGTCGCACGGTCGCCATCAAGTACGCGGCCCGCAACGCGATCCTCCCGAACCTCACCGGCTTCGGGCTCGCGCTCGGCGGGGTGGTCGGCGGCTCGATCCTCGTGGAGCAGGTCTTCGGCTACCCGGGCATCGGCTTCCTCCTGTTCAACGCGGTGATCGGACAGGACTACCCGCTCATGCAGGCGCTCTTCCTGCTCATCACGGTGAGCGTGCTCGTCGCCAACTTCCTCGTCGACATCCTGTACGGCGTACTCGACCCAAGGACCCGCCGATGACCACCACACAGCACGTCAAGACACTGCAGTCCGACCAGGCCGTGCGTCCGCCGAGGAAGTTCGCCTTCATCGGCCGATCGGCGGCGACGCTCTGGGCCAACTGGAAGTCCCGCCTCGGGCTGATCATCCTCGCGTTCTTCATCCTCGTCGCGATCTTCGCCCCGGTGCTCGCACCGTACGGCGCGAGCCAGGACGGGTTCCCCCGGAACGCCGACTCGAGCCCCGAGCACTGGTTCGGGACGACGGCGGCGGGCGAGGACGTCCTCAGCCAGCTCATCTACGGTTCGCAGATCAGCGTCACGGTCGGTTTCATCGCCGGCATCCTGTCGACGATCGTCGCCGTGCTGATCGGCCTCAGCTGGGGCTACATCAAGGGCTTCGGCGCCGAGGTCGTGAACTTCATCGTCAACCTGTTCCTCGTGGTGCCCGGCCTGCCGCTCATGATCGTCATCGCCGCGTACCTCCAGAACGGTGGGCTCGTGATGATCGTCGCGGTCATCGTGATCACCGGGTGGGCGTGGGGTGCCCGCGTGCTCCGCAGCCAGACGCAGTCGCTGCGTTCGCGTGACTTCGTGACCGCGGCCCGCTTCTCCGGCGATCGACCGTTCCGCATCGTGTTCAACGAGATCCTCCCGAACATGACGTCCCTCATCGCCGGCGGCTTCTTCGGTGCCGCGACGAGCGCGATCCTCGCGGAGGCCGGCCTCGAGTTCCTCGGCCTCGGCGACTCGTCGATCGTCAGCTGGGGCACCATCCTCTACTGGGCGCAGAACTCCAACGCCCTGCTCACCGGTCAGTGGATCCTCCTCTTCGCCCCCGGTCTCTGCATCGCGCTCCTCGCGATGAGCCTCACCCTCATCAACTTCGGTGTCGACGCGATCAGCAACCCGCGCCTCCGTGAAGGGAAGTCACGATGAACGCCGTCAACCTCCAGGCCGAGAGCGCATCCTCGCCGGCAGCCGGGACCGGAGCGCTCCTCGAGGTCCGCGACCTGTCCGTGGTCTACGAGTCCGTCGGCGCCGCGCCGGTCCAGGCGGTCGACCACGTGTCGTTCTCCGTCGGTGCCGGTGAGTTCATCGGGCTCGTCGGCGAGTCCGGCTCCGGGAAGTCGACGCTCGGCTTCGCGGCCACCCGCCTGCAGAAGCCGCCGGCCCGCATCAACGGCGGGCAGATCCTCTTCGGCGGCAAGGACATCCGCGAGCTCGGCGACGAGGCGCTCCGTGAGCAGCGTCAGGGCGGGTTCGCCATGGTGCTGCAGTCGGGCATGAACGCGCTCAACCCGGTCCGCACGATCCGCAACCATTTCGTCGACATCTTCAAGGCGCACGGTCACGTCTCCCGCGACCGCTGGGACGCCCGGATGGCCGAGCTGGTCGGCAAGGTCGGGCTGACGCCGCAGGTGCTCGCCCGCTTCCCCGGTGAGCTGTCCGGCGGCATGCGTCAGCGCGTGTCCATCGCGCTGGCCCTGTCGCTCGAGCCCCGCCTCATGGTGTTCGACGAGCCGACCACCGCGCTCGACGTCCTCGTGCAGCACGCGATCATGGACACGATCACCGAGCTGCAGCAGGCCGAGGGGTTCACCGCCATCCTCATCAGCCACGACCTCGGCGTCGTGCTCGAGGCGACGCAGCGTGTGCTCGTCATGCACGAGGGCCGCATCGTCGAGGACGCCCCGAGCCGCGACATCCTCGAGCGTCCGCAGGACCCGTACACGCGGATGCTGCTCAGCCACTACGCCGACCCACGCGCCGCGGTCGTCGAGCTGCCCGGTTTCCCGTCGCGGGCGAACCGCGGGACGGCTCCCGTCTCCGGCACGACCACGAGCGTCCCGACTGCGACGAGCGCGAGCTCCGAGTCGGGGAAGGCGTCGTCGCGTGCCGGTCGCTCGGCGGAGTCGGCGGTCATCGTCGACGCCGTCTCGAAGGTCTACCCGCCGCCGCGTCGCGGTGAGTCCGCGGTGACGGCCGTCGACGACGTGTCGTTCACGCTCGAACCCGGTCAGTCGCTCGCGCTCGTCGGGGCCTCGGGCTCCGGCAAGTCGACTATCGCGAAGCTCATCACGGGCATCGAGAAGCCGACGTCCGGTGCGGTCCGCTTCGGCGACCTCGACGTCGCTCAGCTGAACCGCAAGGGCATCCGGAACCTGCACAAGAACGTGCAGATGATCTTCCAGGACCCGTATGCGGCGCTCAACCCGCTGCACACGGTCGAGTACACCCTCACCCGTCCGGTGGTGAACTTCACCGGGCTGAAGGGTGACGCGGTGCGCAAGCGCGTGCTCGAACTCCTCGAGACGGTGGGCCTCTCGCCCGTCGAGCAGTTCGCGGCGAAGCTGCCCCACCAGCTCTCCGGTGGACAGCGGCAGCGCGTCGTGATCGCCCGGGCGCTCGCGAGCGACCCGCAGGTGCTCATCGCCGACGAGCCCGTGTCGATGCTCGACGTGTCGCTGCGTGCCGGTGTGCTCGCGCTGCTCGAGGACCTGCGTGAGCAGTGGGGCGTCTCGATGCTCTACATCACGCACGACCTGCTGTCGGCGCGACTCGTGACCGACAACATCATGGTCCTCAACCAGGGTCGTGTCGTCGAACGTGGCGAGACCGCGCACGTCCTGCAGCACCCGCAGGATCCTTACACGATCCAGCTGCTCGACGCCGTCCCCAACCCGGCCCGCGCCAAGCGCTGAAGCGGACCCTCCCGCGTCCGTTCGCCCGTTTTTGGGCGAGCGAACGCTCGTTCGCCCTAAAAGGGGCGAACGAATCGCACGACGAACAGGAGCAACACCCGTGCTGACCTTCCCCGACGGCTTCCTCTGGGGCGCCGCCACCGCTGCCCACCAGATCGAGGGCAACAACATCAACAGCAACTGGTGGGTGCACGAGCACGAAGCCGGGACGAACATCGTCGAGCCCTCGGGCGACGCGATGGACAGCTACCACCGCTACCGCGAGGACATGCAGCTGCTCGCCGACGCCGGGCTCAACACCTACCGGTTCAGCATCGAGTGGGCGCGGATCGAGCCCGAGCGCGGCATCGTCTCGCGTGCCGAGGTCGACCACTACCGTCGCATGGTCGACACCGCGCACGAGCTGGGACTCAACCCGGTCGTCACGCTCATGCACTTCACGGTGCCGCGCTGGTTCGAGCGCGACGGGTTCTGGCGGGCGAAGGACGCCGCCGACCTCTTCGCGCGGTACACCGAGCTCACCCTGCCGATCGTCGGCGAGGGCGTCGAACACGTCTGCACCATCAACGAGCCGAACATCGCCGCGATGCTCGCCGGTGGTGAGGACGCGGCGAACCTCGTCGCGTACGGCCTGCCGAACCCGGATCTCTTCGTGGCCGACGCGCTCCTCGAGTCCCACAAGCGTTCGCGCGAGGTGCTCTCGCAGGTGTCCGGCCTGAAGTCCGGCTGGACCATCGCGACGCAGGCGTTCCGGTCGAACGGTGAGCCCGGCTCCGACGAGATGCTGCGCGAGTACGGCTACCCGCGTGACGACTGGTACCTCGAGCAGTCCGCCGGCGACGACTTCCTCGGTGTCCAGGCGTACACGCGCACGTTCATCGGGCCGAAGGGTCCGCTGCCCGTCGAGGACGGCGTCGAGACGACGCTCACCGGTTGGGAGTTCTACCCGCCGGCCGCAGCCGAGGGTGTGCGGAGCGCCTGGGAGCTGTCGGGCGGGGTGCCGATCATGA from Plantibacter flavus includes these protein-coding regions:
- a CDS encoding ABC transporter ATP-binding protein, which encodes MNAVNLQAESASSPAAGTGALLEVRDLSVVYESVGAAPVQAVDHVSFSVGAGEFIGLVGESGSGKSTLGFAATRLQKPPARINGGQILFGGKDIRELGDEALREQRQGGFAMVLQSGMNALNPVRTIRNHFVDIFKAHGHVSRDRWDARMAELVGKVGLTPQVLARFPGELSGGMRQRVSIALALSLEPRLMVFDEPTTALDVLVQHAIMDTITELQQAEGFTAILISHDLGVVLEATQRVLVMHEGRIVEDAPSRDILERPQDPYTRMLLSHYADPRAAVVELPGFPSRANRGTAPVSGTTTSVPTATSASSESGKASSRAGRSAESAVIVDAVSKVYPPPRRGESAVTAVDDVSFTLEPGQSLALVGASGSGKSTIAKLITGIEKPTSGAVRFGDLDVAQLNRKGIRNLHKNVQMIFQDPYAALNPLHTVEYTLTRPVVNFTGLKGDAVRKRVLELLETVGLSPVEQFAAKLPHQLSGGQRQRVVIARALASDPQVLIADEPVSMLDVSLRAGVLALLEDLREQWGVSMLYITHDLLSARLVTDNIMVLNQGRVVERGETAHVLQHPQDPYTIQLLDAVPNPARAKR
- a CDS encoding prenyltransferase → MNRLGQLVLSSRPLSWINTAYPFAAAYLLTTRELDLTFWLGTLYFLIPYNLAMYGINDVFDYESDLRNPRKGGVEGAVLDRRMHRLTIFAAIVTNVPFLVYLVVIGSPLSWLVLGISVFALIAYSAPGLRFKERPFIDSLTSSTHFVSPAVYGLVLAGAVFTPALWALLVGYFLWGIASHAFGAVQDIIADREGGIGSIATVIGAAATVRFAFVAYLAGGALMLVTPWPIPLAGLLALPYAASVLPFWNLREEDAERANAGWKRFLRLNFLTGFLVTMLIIWYWFLTS
- a CDS encoding lycopene cyclase domain-containing protein, encoding MGLLYLLALLVSITGMVMLDRRFRLFFWADRRRAAIILPIGVVFFLVWDLLGIGTGIFFRGETAFMTGLQVAPELPIEEVFFLTLLCYLTMNLFGAARHTLGRVARRTTGAAEVSGR
- a CDS encoding ABC transporter permease; translated protein: MTTTQHVKTLQSDQAVRPPRKFAFIGRSAATLWANWKSRLGLIILAFFILVAIFAPVLAPYGASQDGFPRNADSSPEHWFGTTAAGEDVLSQLIYGSQISVTVGFIAGILSTIVAVLIGLSWGYIKGFGAEVVNFIVNLFLVVPGLPLMIVIAAYLQNGGLVMIVAVIVITGWAWGARVLRSQTQSLRSRDFVTAARFSGDRPFRIVFNEILPNMTSLIAGGFFGAATSAILAEAGLEFLGLGDSSIVSWGTILYWAQNSNALLTGQWILLFAPGLCIALLAMSLTLINFGVDAISNPRLREGKSR
- a CDS encoding glycoside hydrolase family 1 protein yields the protein MLTFPDGFLWGAATAAHQIEGNNINSNWWVHEHEAGTNIVEPSGDAMDSYHRYREDMQLLADAGLNTYRFSIEWARIEPERGIVSRAEVDHYRRMVDTAHELGLNPVVTLMHFTVPRWFERDGFWRAKDAADLFARYTELTLPIVGEGVEHVCTINEPNIAAMLAGGEDAANLVAYGLPNPDLFVADALLESHKRSREVLSQVSGLKSGWTIATQAFRSNGEPGSDEMLREYGYPRDDWYLEQSAGDDFLGVQAYTRTFIGPKGPLPVEDGVETTLTGWEFYPPAAAEGVRSAWELSGGVPIMITENGIATSDDTRRIDYTDGALRELHACIQDGIQLEGYLHWSALDNYEWASGFRPTFGLIAVDRETFVRTPKPSLAWLGNVAKANGLTE
- a CDS encoding LacI family DNA-binding transcriptional regulator, yielding MTKPPTVYDVAHHAGVSIATVSRVLSRPDDVKPATRDRVLASVGELGYVPSGAARGLAARRTGVIGLFFQGLDAMDDLGDIALEGDEAAAGGARIVRDIPERTDTRTLNLYFDEVLRGCELESWRSGFALLVGVGRGSTATQTVRDMAGRVDGLMVLAGSASEEELARLSRHVPIVVMAGPRRGDDLDHVSVSNAEGMRTLTAHLIDDLGARELEYVAGSLGSPDDAERWSGFRAALADRSLEAPEEPTLRGDFTREGGRRVGRELFRRDGLPRAVVCANDQMALGVIDAARIAGVAVPDELIVTGFDGIDAGRLSAPRLTTVRQPMETLGRVSVQALARRLAEPKLPAMSVRLPVEVVLRESSESITS
- a CDS encoding ABC transporter substrate-binding protein, producing the protein MTHTTHERTKVRRRRRLGAAAMIAAAALLVSGCSIQIKSEPDPSIPADTMLLASDKGTPMLERNFNPYLVNKRSASSYIYEPLVIINVLDGKETPWLAEKVDLPDARTIDYTIRDGATWSDGEAFTPEDVKFTFDLIKQYPTLDQKGAWQHIDTIEVKGQHVIMHLLDDDAPAADIVSQTLIVPEHIWKDVKSPDTWRNPNPVGTGPYVLGNYTSQQYTMDKNETYWQADKIEVNHLVIPAATGELDIVTKGFDWAYSFLSNVEGTWVAANDHNKFWFPPGGVIGLVPNMDVAPFDNVDVRRGIALALDRDKIADAATEGYLGAAGQSSLMLPNQEDELDPTLPNQGMITQDTAGALEAFAAAGYTQQGGKLVDAAGKQFSFSITTANGYADWLRAVQEVRKELGALGIDVQIKQPQPPGYQQAIQSGDFQVAMGGMGNGIMFQGFNNSFNSEFAKPIGETTSSNFGRYRNPQMDQLLAQYKETTDEATRLGLSHQMQQIVYSDFPVIGMYYGGLWGLYNDKKFTGWPDADNPYAPLQTYDQTPLLVFTHLKLRKDGE
- a CDS encoding isocitrate lyase/PEP mutase family protein, whose product is MTDQHAKAVLLNSLHEPGSPLIVTNVWDAITAKVVSEAPGVVALASASHSVSNVRGLEDGGGLDVDEAIAAAKIIVGAVDLPVTIDFEKGYASDAAGVRENVRRLIVESGAVGINLEDSVGAAKAPQFPIEEAAARVAAARAGAEDAGIPLVINARVDTLAGDPEAWDEAVARANAYLEAGADVVFFLGLGTEELVAKAIEQVHGRISVIGYPGAVPLKRLAELGVSRVSFGPGTLGLTLAALQRAATGLTELGEYPEDLGFSFEL
- a CDS encoding ABC transporter permease, encoding MVRKLGLFVLTLWAAVTLNFLLPRLMPGSPTDAAIAKLAQNGPVSAATRAAIEAQLGVPGGNLWEQYVTYLHQVVTLDFGVSYTFFPQSVGELIWQAFPYTIILLGIVTIVAFILGTLIGVLAAWRRNTWLDALPTLSGTFASTFPYFWTALLLLFFAGYVLHWFPTSGAFGPTATPAFTWDFIVDVAYHAVLPALTILVTSLGGWIIGMRNAMINTLGDDYVTFAEANGLRGRTVAIKYAARNAILPNLTGFGLALGGVVGGSILVEQVFGYPGIGFLLFNAVIGQDYPLMQALFLLITVSVLVANFLVDILYGVLDPRTRR